The genomic stretch gtttgttttgtacGTTATCATGAGGTAATAAATAGAAATAGACAGTGCATTTCAGAGTAATACTGAGTTCACTAATCGGTACATTTTCCGCAAAAATCTCtgagctgataaaaaaaataattgtggcTAGTCTACGGTCATGAGGAGCCATTATTTTGGCAGACAGGTGCTTCTTCTCCACATATTAAAGGTGTTTCATGACGACATGAAACTTGTTTCCAGCCAGCATACACataaacacagtttctgcatACGCTGtatacattttgacacattGTGAGAAGAACAAGCGTGCTGTAGAAACAGAAATGCGGACATTTCCTGGAGATGGAGAAATAGAATTGTCAAGTTCTTGGGAACAGCTCTGGATCACTGGACTTTTTTGTCCTTGTCGGCCACTACTTCAGAGAGATCCTCTGGTTTCATGGACTTTACTTTTTCCTCCATGGTGGTGACCCTCTGCTTTATCCTCATCTGTCCAGAGGTGTACTCTGCCATCAGCTGTGCAAACTTGGTCTGCATCACGTCCAGGTTGCCTTGCAGCCTGACAATCTTCTCCTCCAGGTCTTTCGGGTCAGCGCCAGCATTCGCCACTGCCTCGTCTATCAGGTTGTCTTTCATCAGAATGGCTTTTCCCTTTTCCTCCAGAGCTTTCTTGGCATCTGGATACTCAGTGAGTGCCTCCATCAAATCGTCTTTGGACAAGGCAAAGAGATCAGAGTATCCCACACTTCGGATGTTGGCGGTTCGCCGGTTACCAGCTTTGCTACCTTTGATGCCCAAGATACTGATTTCTCCAAAGTATGCTCCATCACTGAGAACTACAAACTGAGTAACTCCATCATCTGCCACCACCGCAAGCTTCCCTTCTTTGATAATATACATCTCCCTGCCAATATCCCCCTTCTTACAGATGTAGTCTCCTGGACTGAACACTTGAGGCTGCAGCTTCAGCACCAGTTCAATCAACAGACCGGCCTCACAGTCCTGGAAAATTCTGACCTTCTTTAGCGTATCAAGGTGAACGTTGATGGCAATCTCTGCTTTAAGCTTGTCGGGGAGGGTTTTCAAGACTTCCTTCTCATCACAGGTTTTCTTCTCCGTCCACAGGTAGTCAAACCACTTGATGACTCTGGCCTCCAAGTCTTTAGTGACTTTCCTGAACTGCATGTATTGCTTTATGGAGTCGATCTTTGCTTGGAATTCCGCACGAGAGGCGTTCATGTTAGAGATCATGGCACCGACGTTACCGACAATACTAGCAAAAATCAACACACCCGTAAGAAAGTCCGCAATGACAAATAGGTACTCGACATCTCTGACAGGGGCAGGAGTCTCTCCGATAGTGGTGAGTGTCAGTGTGGACCAGTACAGAGAGTAGATGTACTTCCTTGCCAAGCGGCCGTGCTCTGGGTGGCTGATGTTGGGATAGACCCAAGTGTCTGAGCCAAAGCCAATGGTTTTTGAAATTGAGAAGAACGCACAGGCATTCCAGTGGATGATGACCAGGATGTAAAGTACGAGATTGCTGATGCGAAACATGTTGGGGAAACTCGTCCTCGTCTCAGTCCGCTCGAAAAACTCAAAGAGCCTCTGGATCTTGCAGAGGCGGTTGAACCGGAACTCTGGATTGTCAAATCCATATTGTATGAACAGCAGATCAGTGGGTATCATTGAAATCATATCATACTTGAACTGCGATGTTGTTCTGTACTTGTCTCTAAGCTTTTTGGAGTCTTTCACCAGCAAACCTTGTTCCAGATAACCTGAAGAGCAGAAAAAGAGAGGTGAGTTAGAATAAAACCCAACCAGCAATGGAGCACCAAACCGTACCGCTACCATACCTGTTCTTGAACGCACAAAAGTGTCTCCGAGGTAGATTAGGTCTGCAGTGTAGTCCAAGACTATCCACAGCCTTGTGTACGATTGTTGTAGGTCATTAAAGCTGGCTCTGTAGCACAAGGACACACACAATTTGTCACTTTTCTTCATGGTttaacccttgtactatcctagacatgtttacattaaaaggggggtcatctagaccccacaagacagagccctgaacttttttttttttttcaaggatttttttatcttcaccgGTGTCTGTGGCGGACATAAAATtatgtccacctttgtcatgggatggatcaatatgagggtggggtcatctgaaccccataAGATAACACAAGAGTTAGGAAAAGTAATAATCGTCCAAACCTTGTTACAATCATCATCAGGTTGTAAAAGACGGGCCCAGCGATGACGGTCAACCATCTGTAGTACTGGTCTGCAGATGGATCCATGATCCACACCTCTTTCCTGGAAGAATTGTGAGGTTGTTAGTTTCTTACATGAGATTTTATATTAGTGAAATGAGTCAGATTTGTTTCCGTCATTTCCAGTTCTTCAACATTCAACCAGTGTACTTACGGGGgttcctctttctttttatcatctttcttatcatcttttttttcatccttctTCTCGtccttcttctcatccttcttctcatcttttttatcgtctttcttctcctcctcctttttgcCATCTTTAtcctcttttttctcctcctcctttttctcatctttcttaatctcttcttttttgtccTCCTTTTTGCTATAGATCACAATTGTACAGTGACAAAATGATTCCACTCAGTCCTTTTGGAGAGTGGGTGGGATCAAACTACACGAAGGAGGGAGGGGCTTAAAGTCAGGACTATGTTGAAAGAGATGGTGTAAGTCAAATTTTTGCCCACCAGATGGCACCACATCTTAGGGGAACAATTTTGAATGGGCATCTTAagctttaaatgtgaaattctaGAAACCAACACCATAACTTTCTGTAATTTCccctagattttttttaaatatgggaaaactaaaagggaaaaaatctttttgaactacagaaaagggtaaaatgtaacaaaaataaatttctaaGAAAGAAAATAACTACTGTCTGACATAAACATCCACTTACTCGTCAGTGTTGTTGCAGTTATTCATGTTGTAAGTAGCCAGAGGCCACTTACTatcaaaaagcacaaaaagatggaattttttacttatttattttatatttccacACTAAATAAGcactttatttaagaaaaactccaagacatttttttcccaggtcCTTTTTGTAATCAAATATTCCACTAAAAATTtccaataataattaaaaatattagaaaaaacttATTATAAACTATTagggattaacatttattgtgtTAGAATAAAACACTGACTCTTTTCTCAAATTTAACATATGCATTGTCATCTAAAGGATCAGTTTTCTCTGTATAGGAACTAAAAATCCGTTTATTGCAAACaaattttgatctttttgtcCTACCCAGcgttaaaaaagttcaaaaatgtgttcaggtTTCGTCCTCAGAAGCCAGGTTCTTACCTCCTGTGTCGAAGCTTGTCCTCATCCGACCTGTTCCCTGCGCTGGACGCATCTCTGAGCTTAGGACCTCTGAAACGCTCGAGAAAAGAGTCACGCCTCTCTTCTGTGCGATTCATTCTGAAGGATGTCCAGTTCCGCAGCATGGAGAAGAAGTGAGACAGCCTAGATGGTCAGCAGGAGGTAAAGCAGCTGAAAGTGACATCCATTCAGGGAAGGAGGAAACTGCTGCTACAGATGGCTGATCGTGATGTTTTGCTGTGGTTTATAGTGTGAAGCCTTTGGAAGGATTGCAAAAacagttcagatcatttttgatGTTCAAATTAGGTTGCGGGCGCTCCTGTTGCTTCAGTTTTGCTCTGCTGTGAACAGGAGATCCACTGATGTCAAAACAGACATTAATCTAACATTTGATTCTTTTTCACAGCAGAAgatcagaaagaaaacaaattttggcTTCTTCACAAAATGCAGAAAGGTCTCCACTCCTACTATCAAACACAAAGATGGGCAGGATTCAAATATCCATTAAAACTAAAGACAGAGGGGACTCGTGTGGAAGTGAGGCTGAGAAAGGAAGAACACTTTCCCTACTTTTCCTCAGAAATAGGAGGTATGTCTAGAAATAGTCCACCTGCTGAGGTAAGTCAACATGTGAACTCCTATTAACTGTGTAAGAGATCAACGGAAACCTGTTTTTGTATCGCTTTAGGTTcataatttcacatttattcttcaaatttgcatttcagTGAACCCAATTCCAATTTGTAGCATTAGTTTATCAACACTAGAgataatttagtattttgctTAACAAATACAAAGCAATAAAGGGATCATAACAGAACATGTAGTCATTTCAGATAGACTTTTGCAATGGATATTTACTAAAATGTGGTTTGGtaaacaataaatcaatttttcacaTGTTTTGGTTGATATTTGTGTTGCAAAACTACAACTTGAACAGTTTTATGACAGTAAATTGTTATATTATTCTTAATTTATAAACCTTATTGAAGGAATTTGTAGTTTTAGTTGGAAATGCAAGACTTGATTCAACTTTTCCTCGTGATATCTGAAACAAAGTTAGTAGCTGAAAGCACGCAAGTTGCGCCGGGcagatcgatccaaaatatcaatagtGTCGATCTCAAGTTGGCATTGGATCAATACCGACCTGCAGATATCGATATCctccacatttacaaaaaatatatcgACATTGGTATCGATATCTGTGAAGTATCGGTATcagatcgatacccaaatgctcagtatcgcctAGCTTTAGTGCTAAAGGCCtataaaggttgtttttttttttatctgtactTCATGTGTTCTGTCAGAACAGTGTGGTGTGACAGTGTGTTTACCTTGCCATTGCTGTGGCACCTGTGTGTGGTTTGGGGGTCAGAGCTCCGTGGGAGCTGCTTCCCCTTTCAGACTGGATCCTGGAAAACATTCATTATTATTGTGAGAAGgcaataaaaatggtaaaatatccATATATTATCATAAAAGTTGAAAGCTAATGCACACATATTGAGTTTTTCTTCTAAGATTTCAGACCTGCTCCCTCCATTTTCAATGACAGCGAGCTCATCGTCTGTGGACAACCGCTGTCGTGCTGACAGGGAGGTTTCACTGCAGACTTTTGCCATCTTGTATACACTTCTATTAGCCTGCATCAGACAGgtaacacaaatacaaaaaaaatcagtgtgaCACTTCAACACTGATAAAACAGACACAGAACTGGTGATGTGTTGACCGTATGCCACTTTTCACCCTCTGTGCCAGAGTAGCGACTAAAAATACCCCCTCCTTATGTCCTTAAACACTAAACAAGATCAGTGGCTGTTTCTGTGAACCATCAGCTGTCTTTTAAAGTAAGCTATGGCTTACAGTGGGCTGTCGCTGCTCTGCTGGGTGGTGGATGCTGCAGCTTAAGTCCATTAGGACACAGTTTAAAGTCCCAACAAACAGTGTCCCATTCGTGCATGTGCATTAAATCACACACTtatagattatttttcattgtaattcaagttttttcatctgattagccggcatatttttttttctgtgatgctCACTGATCTCTGCTTAACACCAGTGGTTACAACACGTGCACTCGTGTAGATTAGTGTTAGGAGCAAGAACTTAAGCTACCCCCCTCCAATTCAATTACACTGAGAGAATTGCCAAGAAGCTGAGTGTTGGGAAAGTGACTTAAGGAGAAATCAGGTGTGCACTGAACGTTTCCTGCAGAGAACCAAGGCTGTTCTGCAGCAATTTCTCAGATGGTAAAGAGATTtgcttgttatttttaaagtgtgtgtgtgtgaggggcgGGGGGTAAATGTCAGTCCTGCTCAATGAGCTGCATGACAAATGTCCATTTTATCCAAGAATTTCAGTGTCCAGCATACCTTGATAGAGAATATTGACTGAAGCAAATAAAACAGACCAATTTATGCATAAATGCAACAATAATCTTctaaatctttacttttttatatttattctcccataaaatgtttttaaagcttaatataaatgttaatgaggaattCGTGATATTTATTAAAGATCTACTGAGTTAACCTTTTCATAAAAATGgttcaaaaacagtaaaatataattttactaCTTACTGAACAGACATTAAATTGAAAGAGTTTCTCACGAGAATTCTCCTGCTACTTTAGATAAAGTGACTTTGGAGCTTATGAATCTATtagacaaaaatagaaaaacttacCTGATCGAAGCTGTTTCACTCACGGTTTATTAAACCAATCAAAACCTCACTTATCTTCTGGATTCTCCCGTCCATCTTCCCGatcatgaatgtttttgttgctttgaatCCAGTAATAGTTCCAACAGCTTTGTCCGCGCACACGgtcaccaaaaagaaaaaaacaaacaaatagccAAAGTCTGGCCTTAATTAGACCCAGTAGCTCTGCAGCGTGAGATCAGTGCAGACTGAGCTGACAGCTCCCAGATCAGACAGAGGAGGAGTCCATCACGGCATCTACTGAGGGAggtgatgtcatccatgtagGAAAGGTTCACCAAAAGCAAACCTTTGGGTttgtcttctgctgcagcttcatgGATCATTTATTCGTGCATCAAACTAATGTTGCATTAAAAGactttttgaaggatttttccTGTACTTTTCTATTTATAAATTGTGATCCAACATTAAAGCAGTTGtaagcagaagaaaaatatcaaagtatATAGCATTCCTTCATTAGCGGAAACTTTCAGGTTATGCAGGTAATGCAAAAGTTAAAGtctccctctgatgaaaatcctgtttttttagtttttaacatgtatgtgtggtaTTGTTCTTATCAAagtgaacaaatgtaataagaaatcattttctttttgcatttccgagtatttctccttttaaatctcagtcaaacacactttttgaatgaatgatcttctttccatcaacagctctgctgcacatgcactaaaccctcatctgttcctagtgtctagttcaggttctggagaagagaagatggtatcttcacattgactgcagtcaaatgagccgccgttcacatttctgtggtcaaatcagcatcactggatttttggtgtgagtttcatccaatacttacggtagcaggactgagaacgctggaaaatctccaccagactccacggagcttcttgatgtgaccacggaaatgtgaacggcggctcatttgaccgcagttggaaaggattgtaaatcaatgaaagagcattttgatgttagctttgattattttatcaagaactctgagaaaccaatgattgaatgtattgatcacagtcaataaacattggagaattagctaaaagagtctttggtgaactggaaggagaaagaatcaggattttggaggaagttctgtccatgaagatcttcacttccttgtccagctgacatccggatcagaaccatacggctggacattactgatattgcttgacatttttatgtagcagcggtgaagatttaagctagcaagacacagagctatcataatcagaagGGGTgaatcaggggcggggctactcagctcagctccaaaggccacgccccctcagaggagatttggaaacaaaggcttcagatcaacatgaaaaatggcttttttaggaaatttagcttgtgggattttggttaaaaacgtcataatcataattaaaacagtagtgggaacatttttttcttgttaaaaaaaattgtcattggtGGACTTTAAAGGCAACCTCTTCAATTTGgggaattaaaataaatcaatttaactctaatattgtttgtttaaaacagaaaatgacctGCAGTCCTCATCAGTTTCTCTGGtggttatgtttttttgtgtttcaagttTCTGACcttgagacagactggcgacctgtcctgggtgtaccccgccttcgcccttcagtagccgggataggctccggcaccccgcgaccccgaaagggacaaagcggacaggaagatgaatgaatgaaaaagtttctgaccttatatttattttcctcatctcatgaaatgacagaaaacgttaaaaataaagaagaaagaagataATCTTTTACACTGAGATGTATTTCTGTTATTAGCATCACATATAACAGTTTTAGGAAGTACTAGTATCTTAGTGCAGCAATATTTTGATTCCAAAACTGAAAAACCTTcaacagaatttaaaataaGTCTTTAACCTTTGAACACCTGTGAttctcaaacacaaaatctttaatttattgtaacttttgaacTGTTAACAAGATCAAATTAATTATAGTAAATTCTGAAGGAGGAAAGAgtctttttaacaattaaaagatcacagtaaatcaaataatataaacactggaactctgatgttaaagggttaatgaaaatgacaacagaaaTTCAGATGTTATTTTAACTCTTAACGCCATTTCCATGTGCTCTTTGAAGTCAAGTGTAACAATAATTGAAAGCATCATGGTCCCCCCCCTCTTGTCACCACCCAAGGCATAAGGTTAAAGAGAAATCCCTTGGCTGTATACAGAGCTGCAGAGCTAATCCCAGCTTAGACCTGAGTACCTTTTTCAGACAGCTAATGCTCCCTCGCTTAAAGCAGAGCAGCATTTCACCTTTTCTGTTGATATGACGGAGATCCCCACAGGGACAAACCCCAGGAAGTTTTTGTTGACTGAAGCAAAaaccctctccagggtgctgtTCATCTTATTGATCCTTTCCTTAAAGTTTTCTTcttgaaataatgtttttttgctccAGGTGTGCCTGGAAACATGAGCGGCTGCATCCCAAGCACATTCTGTGGCATCACTTTTATATGAGTTTTCTTTACTGGTTCCAAAGTGATCAGAACACGTTGAAGTTCTTCTGCAGTGCTCCGTCCTTTCACAGAGACCAGAAGCAGTCGAGAAAGCTGAAGATTTTTTCCTAAGAAACTGGTGGAGATATAATACTGCTTCAGAATTAACTTTACTGTCAGAatccatgttttttgtttggatCTGTCAAACCTAATTAATGACACACTGTAATACCAAAAGTATTCactcacctgccttgactcacatatAACTGCAGTGCCATCCCATTCCCAACCCATAGAGGTCAACATGATGTCGGTCCACCTTTGCAGCCAAAACAACTTCCGCTGTTCTAGAGGATCTGGCGGCAGCCGGCAAGATGGTGTCTGAGAATCATTAGCCGGAAatggaaattccacaagattttagagttgtagccacttttattaaaactttttttaatgttcaggtttaattaaaatctgtcaaaagatGGTAAACGCTTTATTAAAGAATATTAACAAGAGTGATCAGATTTGTAAAGCTGCTAAGACattagagctttagctccagaccagtgtttACGTTTGACTGCAGTTAGCTTGCGCTAACCCCTTCACGccatcaacgtgaatcagctctGTCATAGAGAAAACCGGCTGTGGACCAatataaaattactttataCTAGTAATTTGTTGCATATCTGTGAAAAGccactttaaagtgttgcataacggcGCTAAActacttttctctgcagatcagctaattctgGAGATACgatatgtcaaagagcattgtaggttttgacagaaacacctcaggtgttgatggttcaaagcttaaaaaacaatgtatcTGTCGGGGTCGCCGGCTATATTAGTATTTTCGACCAAAATGTGCCCCGGGGGTTGGGATGACCAGTCTTGccctttttcacaaaaattgtataaaaaatggtaagaaatacagttttaagccataatttctttatatatgtcctccatcatgacaaaaatgccacaagaacatgatgaCAATTGTGTGTTTACTTTAGAGGgtacttaaaaaacacacatctggTGTAACAagcatgaaacagaaaaatagttGGATCTTCCAGGTTGGATGAAGCTTATTGTTTGTTGCCTCTTGTTAAGTTATAcccctgcagctgctggagaacatcaaaaataaaggGTCAGAAGTATCTCAGATCAGCTCCACACAAGAGGCTTAATGCTCCGAAAAATGAATGGAGCAGaacaaaagctgcagctgtGCTGTAAAGATGCCCCACATGCCTGCAATGGAAATGTAATCACAGGCCGGCCTGAAGTGTCCTCAGCATTGCTGCGCATCCTCTTACGCTGATGAGCTGGACATCAGCGGCTCATCAGATGCTGAGGATGCAGCACTTGTAGCTCATTATTGCTCTGATCCACGCGAGATCATTAATCTACTGCCAAACTCTGAAAGCGTTGCTATGACAAAACGGCttgataaaaaaatcaaaagtcgAACAAAAAAGCGTCCATTTGTGGAAATTtccactgttgttttctgtttgatcCCAGGATTTTCTGATATTCAGCTGCTCATttggaaatagtttatttcaagcaatcaaggcAAAAATAATACGAAACAAGACCACAGAAATATATATCTATGCAGAGTTACAGTAAATTTAGGATTAAATACTCATAAAATTGACTTGAAAACATTAATACATCCATGTTCACTAGTAAagaattcaattatttttcataagcataaatagacatattttgCATACAGTACATGGCACATTGGAACTATTAAACATTAAGTTTGTCAAAAGAAGTTCAGTgaattgcttgaaagggagaaGGTGaactgatgtaatcccaccccTGCTTTGCTTCACTTAACTTTTACTCTTTGTTTTATCCacctaaattattattatgccaTTCTCAACTTCTGATCagatattttttactttaccaACACAGTTTCTGgtcatgaataaatacataagtaTCAAATCACATCACAAAGATGATAATAATTACAGTAGACATAACATTATCTCGCCTACAGACTAAgtatcaaaaatatttgcagATTATTTGTCATTAGAGGAAATATCTGTACAAAAATtggataattaaaaaattattatttgtacattagagtttttttcatagaaataacacattattcagtcattttaagAGTGATGGActggatttttgtttgttctcctTTGCGGTTTAAGTTTTCTGAGCTTCATCTGCAGAACTGGTTCTGATACTTGAGACTTTTGGGTCAACAATTAACAGCTGAATGGAAACGAGGTGGAAAAGGGGCttactgttaaaaaacaaaacattaaaaacatagtAATTTTCAAATGCAAATTTAGTTCATAAGATTGCTAAACTGGTGGTTTAACAAAAGACAAATCTTTAAAGTTAagccaaacttttattttcagtgggaagaaagtttattttcttctgtgaAGCTGCTGACCTTCAGATGCTTAATCTCCTGTAAAGGAACGAAGCATCTCAGCTTTAATGAGCTTTTATCATGACAAATGTATATATCTgtttgtattacttttttaagtttatgaagagaaaaaaaacacacacaagaatCTCATTACATCAACATATTAATCAGGAGAATCCCATCAAAATCAATTGGAGTGTGAAGATCTTGCACACCAAGAGAGGTGCTGCCCACTGCTGGAAGCAGGTGAGATGACACCCATGAGTAGATCCCTGCGTCAGTGTATTTTTAGCACATGAGGCATGATGACACACTGATAGTTCAGCTttacacgtgtgtgtgtgcctgTGAGCAGTTTGGTGGTTAGTAATGAAAGCTGAGTTAGCTGTGTGGCAGCAAAAGTCCTCAggaaataattttagaaatcaaTAATGAATCACTCTCAAGTTTTCTTCTTCACACATGGGCATGTATCCATTCATTGCCAGTAACtctaaaatgacataatttgGGCCTGAAATCTTCATCCCCAGGGTTGTGGATTTGTCCGAGTCATCACAGGAAGCTTGAAGCAGCACAGGCTGTCTGTGAGAACAGCACATCATCTCCTGAGATAGCAGACCGATGAATCGTGCAGGAAAACTTGAAAGTGAGCATTCCTGCGTGctggaaaatgtttcaaatagtATTCAGATGTACACAAAAGCATCCAGTTGTTCAGAAATTGTGATTTTGAGTTTCTGAGAGACTTCCTTTGGactgtttttcatttgtctCATAATGTCTTATTCTTGATAACAATATTGTTGTGGGTTTGttggagggctgcacggtggagtaGTGATTAGCATTTCCTCCTCAGAAAGCCCTGCTTCAAATCCAGGCTGGgaccttttttgtttgcatattGGGGTGGGTTTTCTCAGAGCACCCCAAACATGTCCAACAACACACTCCATCAGTGGATGGGTGACTAAAGAATGGGTGtgaatgtgcatgtgtgttcCTGCAGTGCAACCTGCAGTGTATCCTGGCTTTTCCCTGACACGGCTGGGAAGGTCTCTGCTCAAGATCAGGTCaggttcatccatccattccatccatcttcttgaccgctttgtccctttcggggtcgcgggggtgccagagcctaacccggctactgaagggcgaaggcggggtacaccctggacaggtcgccagtctgtctcagggcctcaatcacacacattcactcgcacattcacacctaggggcaatttagagtcaccaatgaacctatgaagcatgtttttggacagtgggaggaagccggagtccccggtgaaaacccacgcatgcacggggagaacatgcaaactccacacagaaaggtcccagccgggatttgaaccggggccttctcgctgtgaggcaagagcgctaaccactgcgccaccgtgcagccaggTCAGGTTCAGAGATATGTttattgcctttttattttatatgcgACACAAAACactgggttgaaaaaatgattaaattaaagagacAAGAGCTACAGAGCCCAtgaagggacatcaaagtaagaaaaaaagaggtaaaaaaagaaaaaaatgtttctttcaaaaattgaagttcattttttttttcgggTTAGCTGGTGCGTACTATAAAGTATCTGGTTCACACCAgttttttaagagaattttttttttattacttcaatattttgattaaaaaagtctgcaccatttactatctggtgcacaccatttactaaccagaacatttttttcacattaatttttggagaaaaaaaatgtgttagaaactggtgcacaccagatagtaactaagaaaaaaaaaaatttttttccccctaaaaatttagcctaaaaatacgTTTCTGTTTAGTAACTGGTGTGGACCAGataataactgaaaaaataattatattttttcttaatactGAAGTTAAAAAAACGACGGTTAGTAATTGGTGCACACCATAcagtaacagatttttttttttttttacaaaaattaaagtaacaaaaaattcaggttagtaactggtgcacaccaattactatctggtacgCAACAGTTACTAaccaaaaaattttttttacttacattttagaaaaaaaatctggttagtaactggtgcacaccagatagtaaggggattttctttttctaaaaattgaagtttaaaaaatggtctGGTTAGTaaccagatagtaattggtgggatccagttactaaccagactttttttcttttgttcagtttttggggattttttttacttcaatgtccatTTAGGGACTCTGTAAAGATCTGATTATATGTGATgttgaaaacattcaaaatccTTTTGGAGATTTCGTTCACAACAactgtaaagaaaatcaaatggTTTGTTGGTAGGGAGAGGAACAGCTTTGGAGGAaccaaagacttttttttggcaCTTGTGTACATTCTGAACATGATGAATGTTGA from Oryzias melastigma strain HK-1 linkage group LG9, ASM292280v2, whole genome shotgun sequence encodes the following:
- the cnga3a gene encoding cyclic nucleotide-gated channel cone photoreceptor subunit alpha isoform X2 codes for the protein MAKVCSETSLSARQRLSTDDELAVIENGGSRIQSERGSSSHGALTPKPHTGATAMARMNRTEERRDSFLERFRGPKLRDASSAGNRSDEDKLRHRRKEVWIMDPSADQYYRWLTVIAGPVFYNLMMIVTRASFNDLQQSYTRLWIVLDYTADLIYLGDTFVRSRTGMVAVRFGAPLLVGFYSNSPLFFCSSGYLEQGLLVKDSKKLRDKYRTTSQFKYDMISMIPTDLLFIQYGFDNPEFRFNRLCKIQRLFEFFERTETRTSFPNMFRISNLVLYILVIIHWNACAFFSISKTIGFGSDTWVYPNISHPEHGRLARKYIYSLYWSTLTLTTIGETPAPVRDVEYLFVIADFLTGVLIFASIVGNVGAMISNMNASRAEFQAKIDSIKQYMQFRKVTKDLEARVIKWFDYLWTEKKTCDEKEVLKTLPDKLKAEIAINVHLDTLKKVRIFQDCEAGLLIELVLKLQPQVFSPGDYICKKGDIGREMYIIKEGKLAVVADDGVTQFVVLSDGAYFGEISILGIKGSKAGNRRTANIRSVGYSDLFALSKDDLMEALTEYPDAKKALEEKGKAILMKDNLIDEAVANAGADPKDLEEKIVRLQGNLDVMQTKFAQLMAEYTSGQMRIKQRVTTMEEKVKSMKPEDLSEVVADKDKKVQ
- the cnga3a gene encoding cyclic nucleotide-gated cation channel alpha-3 isoform X3; translation: MAKVCSETSLSARQRLSTDDELAVIENGGSRIQSERGSSSHGALTPKPHTGATAMARLSHFFSMLRNWTSFRMNRTEERRDSFLERFRGPKLRDASSAGNRSDEDKLRHRRKEVWIMDPSADQYYRWLTVIAGPVFYNLMMIVTRASFNDLQQSYTRLWIVLDYTADLIYLGDTFVRSRTGYLEQGLLVKDSKKLRDKYRTTSQFKYDMISMIPTDLLFIQYGFDNPEFRFNRLCKIQRLFEFFERTETRTSFPNMFRISNLVLYILVIIHWNACAFFSISKTIGFGSDTWVYPNISHPEHGRLARKYIYSLYWSTLTLTTIGETPAPVRDVEYLFVIADFLTGVLIFASIVGNVGAMISNMNASRAEFQAKIDSIKQYMQFRKVTKDLEARVIKWFDYLWTEKKTCDEKEVLKTLPDKLKAEIAINVHLDTLKKVRIFQDCEAGLLIELVLKLQPQVFSPGDYICKKGDIGREMYIIKEGKLAVVADDGVTQFVVLSDGAYFGEISILGIKGSKAGNRRTANIRSVGYSDLFALSKDDLMEALTEYPDAKKALEEKGKAILMKDNLIDEAVANAGADPKDLEEKIVRLQGNLDVMQTKFAQLMAEYTSGQMRIKQRVTTMEEKVKSMKPEDLSEVVADKDKKVQ
- the cnga3a gene encoding cyclic nucleotide-gated channel cone photoreceptor subunit alpha isoform X4 yields the protein MFSRIQSERGSSSHGALTPKPHTGATAMARLSHFFSMLRNWTSFRMNRTEERRDSFLERFRGPKLRDASSAGNRSDEDKLRHRRKEVWIMDPSADQYYRWLTVIAGPVFYNLMMIVTRASFNDLQQSYTRLWIVLDYTADLIYLGDTFVRSRTGMVAVRFGAPLLVGFYSNSPLFFCSSGYLEQGLLVKDSKKLRDKYRTTSQFKYDMISMIPTDLLFIQYGFDNPEFRFNRLCKIQRLFEFFERTETRTSFPNMFRISNLVLYILVIIHWNACAFFSISKTIGFGSDTWVYPNISHPEHGRLARKYIYSLYWSTLTLTTIGETPAPVRDVEYLFVIADFLTGVLIFASIVGNVGAMISNMNASRAEFQAKIDSIKQYMQFRKVTKDLEARVIKWFDYLWTEKKTCDEKEVLKTLPDKLKAEIAINVHLDTLKKVRIFQDCEAGLLIELVLKLQPQVFSPGDYICKKGDIGREMYIIKEGKLAVVADDGVTQFVVLSDGAYFGEISILGIKGSKAGNRRTANIRSVGYSDLFALSKDDLMEALTEYPDAKKALEEKGKAILMKDNLIDEAVANAGADPKDLEEKIVRLQGNLDVMQTKFAQLMAEYTSGQMRIKQRVTTMEEKVKSMKPEDLSEVVADKDKKVQ